A genomic stretch from Plasmodium brasilianum strain Bolivian I chromosome 9, whole genome shotgun sequence includes:
- a CDS encoding 60S acidic ribosomal protein P1, with protein MAAIPVSEIPDCEKQELLCTYAALILHEEKMSITSENIVKLIKKSNNTVLPYLPMLFEKTLKGKDIEGLLSNLSIGGGAPSSGTQATADKPSEDKKESKKEEKVEEEEEEDDLGFSLFG; from the exons ATGGCAGCAATTCCAGTATCAGAAATACCAGATTGTGAAAAGCAGGAgcttttatgtacatatgctgCTTTAATATTACATGAAGAGAAAATGAGCATAACTAGTGAAAATATTGTGAAacttattaaaaaatcaaataacaCAGTTTTGCCATACTTACCAATgctttttgaaaaaacattaaaaggaaaagataTTGA ggGATTATTAAGTAACTTGAGTATTGGAGGAGGTGCCCCATCATCCGGAACACAAGCCACAGCGGATAAACCTAGTGAAGATAAAAAGGAATccaaaaaagaagagaaagtagaagaggaagaagaagaagatgaCTTAggtttttcattatttggTTAG
- a CDS encoding hypothetical protein (conserved Plasmodium protein) — MSTFMTDDPPSGEVEVSKLNSPFTKINEKTYTTNTYYLPEERPNPQKQYMSYSDGEYYSEEDDDEDDEEHYHTDGETYESEDEEDQEDQEDKDDENVDNDDAEDNDDELEDNNEKQEDEPSNQVVPCLQAGEGTSSGELQDLLPYEEDVQQTPYNYEKPTLTLYGLMMFIVFLMRLGRASSKRLRKKFKARRDLLGWLDILNYKINRHDKRMMADLQILETKINMEEERMEKKFDKKRFDAKNRALCKLGDDPVPCIGPRYDRRGILLEKKLNKIDLEYERYRMKKIRRWNKMKEKFHKKLKKVQKKQEKRRLKKCRKMHKFERKWNGAPHSFKAYIRLKTAEQRV; from the exons ATGAGTACTTTTATGACAGACGATCCACCTAGTGGTGAAGTGGAAGTTTCAAAACTAAATAGTCCCTTTACTAAAATTAATGAGAAAACTTACACTACCAACACATATTACCTTCCAGAAGAAAGGCCTAACCCACAAAAGCAGTACATGTCCTATTCTGATGGAGAATATTATTCAGAAGAAGATGATGATGAAGATGATGAAGAACATTATCATACAGATGGAGAAACTTATGAATCagaagatgaagaagatCAAGAAGATCAAGAAGATAAAGATGATGAGAACGTAGATAATGATGATGCAGAAGATAATGATGATGAACTAGaagataataatgaaaaacaagAAGATGAACCAAGTAATCAAGTTGTTCCTTGTTTACAAGCCGGTGAAGGTACAAGTTCCGGCGAATTACAAGATCTTCTTCCATATGAAGAAGACGTTCAACAAACACcctataattatgaaaaaccAACACTCACCTTATATGGATTAATGATGTTTATTGTCTTCTTAATGCGTTTAGGa AGAGCAAGTTCTAAAAGGCTGAGAAAGAAATTTAAAGCTAGAAGAGATTTACTTGGATGGTTGGACATacttaattataaaattaataggCACGATAAGAGAATGATGGCAGATCTACAAATACTAGAAACTAAAATTAACATGGAAGAGGAAAGAATGGAAAAgaaatttgataaaaaaagatttgATGCGAAAAACAGAGCATTATGTAAACTAGGTGATGATCCTGTACCTTGTATAGGTCCTCGTTATGACAGAAGAGGTATACTCTTAGAAAAGAAATTGAATAAAATAGATTTGGAATATGAAAGATATAGAATGAAAAAGATTAGACGTTGgaacaaaatgaaagaaaaatttcaCAAAAAACTAAAGAAGGTTcagaaaaaacaagaaaagaGAAGACTAAAAAAGTGCAGAAAAATGCACAAGTTTGAAAGAAAATGGAATGGTGCACCCCACTCATTTAAAGCATACATTAGACTCAAGACTGCAGAACAAAgagtttaa
- a CDS encoding iron-sulfur cluster assembly protein SufD yields MPKRFIRNYVFVFLLLTNNFTNIFYFVENKNFNDVYTINAKFLKDIKLKEANKLKPQYKNYILKNIKKNKNNIRNRGGQKYNRNDIKKKVYSIYFNKHFENIFHTYTKIFCDKNITYYGKSGGYKKVEGSLGSTLSSYEEHTHIKEHHTENIKNVRTVHNVGNTPLIANERAYLKKGKMYFPEISRNFFINLSISSRKRRKNRSFQNYLRKYEELYKKFTPETDEEQDIDDHVSKNSHNMSNIIINEWCLRNNENKYNMTLIYDSLSNLHNNEYRDVESVNNFIKNNEIIEKQEWEEKNNPYLTYKYIYKYKNPIDQKYNFYKYEYYIPKLITYDEDISTEPKFVPSNFNSPKCYNNSPINSLTTSGFTSRNIDTFGKERNKIYSFDTPNDVKRNIYFNNLLLISSSYNQHFFSNLTFLLNLHTLQILIRDKTAIETDYIIDKFDQLKEKLIEINVTNSKKGENSLSVNPSSSEKKQAPVISSTNTNVHLNLKTINDELNSTEDAEKGVEINKNVSKKDENVKIDKIDTSKNEDMPSANYQMDEEISRHLTHKKSLFDDQIQVFKTKYSENVLEDKEFIKLWKYNMNSEIIENMNKVPLPNIYLNIDDPKYCLWKILQNSGKSAFKEIPTPNRKLEAWRQQLNLKDFYKQNFDTSISLRNISKEELINFKMKILNTSHQEDKNVKGFKNENEQGSYDKNSLNTPKQEKKKHHDGNYEDASEITTLHQRDEKYKNRNNAETPDGDVIKENHYRDDGKVLGGNEKSLKEQPYLTTNMNKEIINSSYNKDTEISKCKRKYKDAFYTLVVRDGIVDEYLSDDISILKNLNNELKKSAEKNSENENELHETSKNDNIEEKTKKSKIFVGSFFNIKDVEVEYLINKELYFIPEHSNWYKKNTQPFVRGQIGKQSRKFDNDYPIYDYRKSDFGMAKFSSLNLASIKDCAVVYLDKDIDLSDKFFHIIFISTSKNEDDHVNNKESEYTVYENAPLCVDAQDTNKTSEGLTKGEKEDNDSNSSKSENVQYDDTHTRINLSGNEKEISGKEKRKYAEKELTNYMYSPITNPRLVVYIKANSKINIYESHISLNNNNSGLVNAFSRICMEAKSNVKHTMSQELGKYVWHFHNVSVKNGLEANYKFVDILLGSKSSRVNLQIEGEKGCKQESYGLSLLEDKQNISQYEMFHHEHPYMETNQLFKFLVSEKAHAVWRSRGRIERDAIKAKLNTLCRSVLLNFGASAVAIPTLEIIPSDIEYANHGATISDLEEEPIFSLMTRGINEKIAREIIMKSFVNEILEHISDENLKERVIQKVMKFSTKYKKVPLPDFIMKKKRSLCTPSK; encoded by the coding sequence ATGCCTAAACGTTTTATACGGAAttatgtttttgttttccttttattaactaataattttacgaacattttttattttgtggAGAACAAGAATTTTAATGATGTTTACACAATTAATGCAAAGTTTCTAAAagacataaaattaaaggaggccaataaattaaaaccccaatataagaattatattttaaaaaatataaaaaaaaataaaaataatatacgtaATCGCGGAGGACagaaatataatagaaatgatataaaaaaaaaggtttacTCTATTTATTTCAACAaacattttgaaaatatatttcacaCGTATACGAAAATATTTTGCgacaaaaatataacttattATGGAAAGTCTGGTGGTTATAAAAAAGTTGAAGGATCTTTGGGCAGCACCCTTAGTTCTTATGAAgaacatacacatataaaagAACACCATAcggaaaacataaaaaatgtaagaacTGTGCACAATGTAGGAAATACGCCATTAATAGCTAATGAAAGAgcatatttgaaaaaaggaaagatgTATTTCCCGGAGATTTCCcgtaacttttttattaatttatccATCAGTAGcaggaaaagaagaaaaaacagAAGCTTCCAAAATTATCTAAGGAAGTAcgaagaattatataaaaaatttacaccTGAAACAGATGAAGAGCAAGATATTGATGATCATGTTTCAAAAAACAGTCATAATATGTcaaacattattattaatgagTGGTGTTTACGTAACAATGagaacaaatataatatgacTTTAATATATGACAGTTTATCAAACTTACATAATAATGAATACCGGGATGTAGAGagtgtaaataattttataaaaaataatgaaataattgaaaaacaAGAATGGGAAGAAAAGAATAATCCATATTTAacctataaatatatatataaatacaaaaaccCTATTGaccaaaaatataatttttacaaatatgaatattatattccaAAATTGATAACGTATGATGAAGATATTTCCACTGAGCCTAAATTTGTACCTTCTAATTTTAACTCTCCCAAGTGTTATAATAATTCACCCATAAATTCTTTAACAACAAGCGGATTTACTAGTAGAAATATTGACACGTTTGGTAAAgaaagaaacaaaatatattcgtTTGATACACCAAATGATGttaaaaggaatatatactttaacaatttattgttaatttcTTCATCGTATAatcaacattttttttcaaatttaacCTTTCTGTTAAATTTACACACGTTACAAATTTTAATACGAGATAAAACTGCCATAGAAACAGACTACATAATTGATAAATTTGATCagttaaaagaaaaactgATAGAAATAAATGTAACCAATTCTAAGAAAGGTGAAAATTCTTTAAGTGTTAACCCAAGTAGTTCCGAAAAAAAACAAGCCCCTGTTATCTCATCAACCAATACTAATGTGCACTTGAACTTGAAAACTATAAATGATGAGCTAAATAGTACAGAAGATGCAGAAAAAGGAGTCGAAATCAACAAGAATGTATCAAAAAAAGACGAGAACGTCAAAATAGATAAGATAGACACCAGCAAAAATGAAGATATGCCCAGTGCTAACTACCAAATGGACGAGGAAATATCTCGCCATTTAACACACAAGAAAAGTTTATTTGATGATCAAATTCAAGtgtttaaaacaaaatatagtGAAAACGTTTTAGAAGATaaagaatttattaaattatggaaatataatatgaacagtgaaataatagaaaatatgaacaaagtACCATTACCAAATATATACCTAAATATTGATGACCCAAAATATTGCTTATggaaaattttacaaaattcaGGAAAAAGTGCATTCAAAGAAATTCCTACACCAAATCGAAAATTAGAAGCATGGAGACAACAATTAAACCTAAAAGATTTCTATAAACAAAACTTTGATACTAGTATTAGCTTAAGGAATATATCAAAAGAAGaactaattaattttaagatGAAAATACTCAATACTTCTCATCAGGAAGATAAAAATGTGAAAggatttaaaaatgaaaatgagcAAGGAtcatatgataaaaatagtttaaaTACACCAAAacaggaaaagaaaaagcatcATGATGGTAATTATGAGGATGCCTCGGAAATTACTACATTACATCAACgtgatgaaaaatataaaaaccgTAATAATGCAGAAACACCCGATGGAGATGTTATAAAGGAAAATCATTATAGAGATGATGGAAAAGTATTGGGAGGTAATGAAAAATCTTTAAAGGAACAGCCATATTTAACtacaaatatgaacaaagAGATTATCAATTCAAGTTATAATAAAGATACAGAAATTAGTAAGTGCAAACGCAAATATAAAGATGCATTTTATACATTAGTCGTAAGGGATGGAATTGTTGACGAATATTTATCAGATGATATAAgtattttaaagaatttaaataatgaattgAAGAAATCAGCAGAGAAAAATTCAGAAAACGAAAACGAATTACATGAAACTAGCAAAAATGATAAcatagaagaaaaaacaaaaaaaagcaaaatatttGTAGGTAgcttttttaacataaaagATGTCGAAGTAGAATACTTGATcaataaagaattatattttatacctGAACATTCTAAttggtataaaaaaaatacacaacCTTTTGTTAGGGGTCAAATAGGAAAACAATCAAGAAAATTTGACAATGATTACCCAATTTATGATTATAGAAAAAGTGACTTTGGTATGGCCAAATTTTCCTCTTTAAATTTAGCCTCAATTAAGGATTGTGCAGTTGTTTATCTAGATAAAGATATTGATTTAAgtgataaattttttcatatcatatttatatcaacatctaaaaatgaagatgatcatgttaataataaagagTCCGAATACACTGTCTATGAAAATGCACCTCTATGTGTAGATGCGCAAGATACAAATAAAACTTCTGAAGGTCTAACTAAAGgggaaaaagaagataatGACAGTAATAGCAGCAAAAGTGAAAATGTTCAATATGATGATACCCATACACGTATTAATTTAAGCGggaatgaaaaagaaatttcgggaaaagaaaaaagaaaatatgcaGAAAAAGAACTGACcaattatatgtatagtCCAATAACTAACCCAAGACTAGTAGTATACATTAAAGcaaatagtaaaattaatatttatgaatctcatatatctttaaacaataataacagtgGTCTTGTTAATGCCTTCTCTAGAATTTGCATGGAAGCAAAATCAAATGTGAAGCATACAATGTCTCAAGAATTGGGTAAGTACGTTTGGCACTTTCACAATGTTTCAGTAAAAAATGGACTTGAAgcaaattataaatttgttgATATCCTTTTAGGTAGTAAGTCATCACGTGTTAATTTGCAAATAGAAGGTGAAAAAGGATGTAAACAAGAAAGCTATGGTTTATCATTGTTAGAAGACAAACAAAACATTAGTCAATATGAAATGTTTCATCATGAACATCCATATATGGAGACCAACCAGTTATTTAAGTTTTTAGTCTCTGAAAAAGCACATGCTGTATGGAGAAGTAGAGGTAGAATTGAAAGAGATGCAATTAAGGCCAAGTTAAATACTTTATGTAGATCTGTGTTATTAAATTTTGGAGCTAGTGCTGTAGCTATTCCTACTTTAGAAATTATTCCAAGTGATATAGAATATGCAAATCACGGGGCAACCATAAGTGATTTAGAAGAAGAAccaatattttctttaatgaCAAGAGgaataaacgaaaaaattgcaagagaaattattatgaaatcCTTTGTTAATGAAATTCTTGAACATATATCTGATGAGAATCTTAAAGAAAGAGTTATCCAAAAGGTTATGAAATTTTCCACAAAGTACAAAAAAGTACCTCTTCCAGActttattatgaaaaaaaaaagatcatTATGCACACCTTCTAAATAA
- a CDS encoding CPW-WPC family protein: MKKKEKKNKRIENIVIVNMNRFEKKKNVYIHKVLNIYFLKKEQKKKEKKKMKKVQVVFFVLFIKQILGIKIFSQRKYPNVENGVYQLDNRGRPIKIVDVNYNHIWELPKNGNVNSYAVVKKNGKVKKFSEGTNIIYGTTKRMKLENNQEIDENEIKKDIVKNKRIHNIKNAFSPSKNEKEIEEKKKKKIKKIVPRAMHIMAEDVKEKEHEGDMDTGKELGAVIKENLESHYEETKSPSSLSTDLLDVKIPSNLEKLFMEDLVEGKWSSKKPIDDRICLRDYSKQCPSTWEQISETQCISPKDYSGPCSHIMAFEPLSAKEKSVIGVDCKVNWLCLNESCGNSERDYLKECPENWTYTGKCEAPRNYSGGCSKTMDFGAFTQNEKEEFSSERDYSITCPKGWSYNTKKDICSGSKEFEGLISKEEMELISHMSNHQRVAFSSKYGIPWPCKNKCTYGYDIYDCPREWVNLMASGVCKSPDYYNPPVNCPRITHFDYMDIKEKEIFSKKCNVKWLCVENSQRDYSKCPLYFEYVNEGKNKGMCTPSEKYNGPCKETQDILSLNLEQKYNFEETCEAQFPNIQNENIPQIENDTVSPNTIEKLLKGTDISKKGITLE; the protein is encoded by the exons atgaaaaaaaaggaaaagaaaaataaaaggatagagaatatagtaatagtaaatatgaacaggtttgaaaaaaagaaaaatgtgtaCATACACAAAG TTCTGAACATTTACTTTCTG aaaaaagagcaaaaaaaaaaagaaaaaaaaaagatgaaaaaagttcaagttgttttttttgttttatttattaaacaaattttgggaataaaaatattttctcaaAGGAAATATCCTAATGTTGAAAATGGGGTGTATCAATTAGATAATAGAGGAAGACCAATAAAAATTGTAGATGTTAATTACAATCATATATGGGAATTAccaaaaaatggaaatgttaACTCTTATGCtgttgttaaaaaaaatggaaaagttaaaaaatttagtgAAGGcacaaatataatatatggaaCTACTAAAAGAATGAAATTAGAGAACAATCAGGAAATagatgaaaatgaaataaaaaaagatatcgtaaaaaataagagaatACACAACATTAAAAATGCTTTTAGTCCttctaaaaatgaaaaagaaatagaagaaaaaaaaaaaaaaaaaattaaaaaaattgtgccACGCGCTATGCATATAATGGCGGAAGACGTGAAAGAGAAGGAACATGAGGG AGATATGGATACAGGAAAAGAATTAGGAG CTGTTATAAAAGAGAATTTAGAAAG TCATTACGAGGAGACAAAAAGTCCATCATCTTTAAGCACTGATTTATTAGATGTTAAAATTCCTAGTAATTTAGAAAAACTGTTTATGGAAGATTTGGTAGAAGGAAAATGGTCATCTAAAAAGCCTATTGATGATAGAATATGTTTACGAGATTACTCAAAACAGTGTCCTTCTACATGGGAACAAATATCAGAAACACAATGTATATCAccaaa AGACTATTCTGGACCTTGTTCTCATATTATGGCCTTTGAACCATTAAGTGCAAAGGAGAAAAGTGTCATAGGAGTAGATTGCAAAg TCAATTGGTTATGCCTTAATGAGTCATGTGGTAATAGTGAAAGGGATTACTTAAAGGAGTGTCCTGAAAATTGGACGTACACCGGAAAGTGTGAAGCTCCTcg AAATTATTCTGGGGGTTGTAGCAAGACAatg GATTTTGGAGCTTTCACACAAAACGAAAAGGAGGAATTTTCTTCTG AAAGAGATTATTCAATAACATGTCCTAAAg GATGGTCTTACAATAcgaaaaaagatatatgcaGCGGTAGCAAAGAATTCGAAGGGTTAATTTCAAAGGAGGAAATGGAATTAATAAGCCACATGTCTAAccat CAAAGAGTAGCtttttcttcaaaatatGGAATTCCATGGCCATGTAAGAATAAGTGCACATATGGCTATGACATATATGATTGTCCTAGGGAGTGGGTAAATTTGATGGCATCAGGAGTGTGTAAATCCCCAGATTATTACAACCCCCCAGTCAATTGTCCTCGTATAACTCATTTTGACTACATGGACATAAAGgagaaagaaatatttagCAAAAAATGTAATGTTAAATGGTTATGTGTTGAAAACTCACAAAGAGACTATTCGAAATGTCCTTTATACTTTGAATATGTCAATGAAGGAAAGAATAAAGGAATGTGCACACCgagtgaaaaatataatggaCCATGTAAAGAAACTCAagatatattatcattaaatCTTGAGCAAAAGTATAATTTTGAAGAAACTTGTGAAGCTCAATTTCCTAATATACAAAACGAAAATATTCCACAAATAGAGAATGACACAGTTAGTCCTAATACAATAGAAAAGTTGCTCAAGGGAACagatatttcaaaaaaaggaattaccTTAGAGTAA